The following nucleotide sequence is from Primulina tabacum isolate GXHZ01 chromosome 2, ASM2559414v2, whole genome shotgun sequence.
CAACCtcgactttttttttaaataataaactcgaaaattactaaataaaataacttaatattTCTGTAActtataataatttaacatttgaatcctagtgcataaaataaatctctAAATCGTCAACTAATAAAAATTCTacatcgacctttaaaaagatcaactaacaataaaataaaatataaaattcctaataaaatcattaacaataaatctttaaatattttatctatcaagctagtgcggaaagTAAATGTCCCTCGGTAGTGTACTgccgcactcgatccactcaagcgtcagcgcctcctcaTATCATCAAATCCGTTATCATTCcaacctagtgagtttaatgaCTCACCACGTTATAAACATGAttatcaaataatacatatacaatcgcatgcaataaaaatcatacttttatccttcgtccaaacccataaaataaATCCCAAAGTATTTTTTTGCGCAGGTATTAGCGCCGCGGTGCTCGTAAATCGTTCTCAGGTCCCAATCTTAGCGACGCGGCGCTACATGCTTGGGAAACTATGGCGCTGCGGCAGTGAGTTGTAGCGATGCATCTCTTCTTTATCTCCAGTGAAGCCTTAGCGCTGTGGCGCCCCTTCcttggcgctgcggcgctagtcCATCAACATTTCAGTATAAAAACACCTCTAATCATCATCATTCATCCAATAATTGTTTACCTCCTGAacgacacaaaaacaacaaatatCATGCATAATTTTGTCAGAAACTAATATAATTCAAATGAGTTCTCATATAAATTAAatgcaattcttgcacttatcaaatatTCAAGATCGCATCACCTTAGTTACTCTCCtaacaaaaaataatacaaaTGCTATTTTCTGGTTACCATAAAATTTTATACGTCCATGGACGTAAACATAATCGAGAATGGTCCTTTTTATCATAATTCCTTAATTTAGATAAGACAAGATAACATGGGGCTCTACTAATTCTGACAATACCACTCATGTTTTTTAACAACGTGATTTTGATTACAGGTTCATCTCACTAAGAAAATGTGTTGTATCTTGTAAACAACATCCTATATGCAAAATTTTCTCTCTTGAATAATTATACCAAGTGTATCGAGATTTTGTATTCTGTTTAGATAACGCACACATTCCATTATCAGTCAAACAAGCGTTCCAAGATCCGAAATGGAAAACTGATATTGTTTATGATTAAACCAGGAAACATGGGAAGAACAACACTTGACATATTGTCGAACTCCTGGAAAACGAACAATTGGGTGCTAATGGATATATTCACTATTAAACACAAATATTATGGAAGTATAAAACGATTTCAAGACACGACCTGTAGCAAAAAGATACACACGGTCATAAGTGATTGACTATCAGGAAACAATTGCTCTGTGGATAGACTCGATAATGTTCAAATTCTTTTGTCACTTGCTACAGATCTCGATTGATTATTGTACCAATTTGATGTCAAGAATGTGTTTATTAATGAAGATCTAGAGGAGGAAGTGCACGTGAATATTCAACCAATAACAAGTTATGCATGATAAGGAAGTCGAATTATGGCCTCAAGCAATCACCTTGTGCATGGTTTTACCGACTCGCAAATGTTTTGAAAGGATATGGATATACACGATGTCAATCCGATCATAGTCAAGTTTTTAAACACTCAGAAGAAGGTGAAATAGCGAGAGTTAAAACTTTACTACCAAGATAATTTGAAATGATATATCTGGCAATGTTTTATGAGAGTAGAAGTCGCAACATCATCCATTGGCATATAAATTATTTCAAAGGATATGTCCTAGACCTCTTGAAAGAAACATATATATTGGGATGTAAACTAGTGGATACACCAATGGATCCTAATCCTTAAAAACAGTTGAATAAATTAGTTGATAAGATGGCCTTGTCTGTCGTATCAGATTACGTGCACTAGTTTTGggattttaattaattagagtttCTATAAATTCACATGGTATCCTTCTCATTATTATTGAGTAAGAATTTCAACAACTTAATCCTAATTTTCGTTTTAAGCTACAATACTACTCCTAACTTTACAATTGATTTTGGACCAAATTTATGCAACGATTTAACTTTTATTTATGTATCATATGAAAgagaattattttatatttaccTAAACACACTTACAAAATTTGTAATCTAATAGACGTGTAAATTTCCATTTCAGGTAGAAATTAACAACTTGGTCAATATAAGTCAAACTTGACTAATAATACAACGGAGTTAAATTCAATGAACTACTCATCACCCAACTCAatgcatcataaaaataatagaaTCGTTATTAACAATGGGAGGGGCACCAGTGGAGCGAAGCTGCGAACAAGCTGGTGGAGGCAAACACCATCAAAACAAGGCCCCTTTGACCACAAACTATGATACATCGGTTTAAATAAAGATAAATacaaaaatacgaaatttttTCAAACAATATTCTTGATCAAAAAATTGGAACATGATTTTTTGTCCCTCCAACTTCTCTTTATGTCAAATGCAAAACACATCAAACATGGACTCCAAGTTTTAAACCATAACTTTGTTCTATACTTTTAGACCCAATTACATTGCATATGTACTCAAAGTTTGAAAGGCAACAGTGAGAGTCCTTCACAAAAACGGAGAAGTTATTCTTCAGAAAAGCTTGCACTTTTTCAGATTTTTTCTGTATGCCCTCTGGTATAGCTTATTGTAGGCTTACCATACCTTGCATTTCGGAGAATGAAATTCCATTTTTCAGTTTTTCTTCCTCTTGCTTTTACCGAGTTTTGAACGCCTTTGCTTGAATAAATGAAGGTAAAGTTTCAACCACAGAAACGGATAGCAAAAAAGCAGCAACTGCACAAGAAATAGAAATGGTAAACCACGAGGAACTGAACAAcgaaaatatttgaaaagaaatgcCATTTTCTTTGGGTTTCACATGtataaatctttaaaaattatgTCAAATAAGAAATTAGTCATTTGAAGCTCATTTGATCGCAGTCTGTTGTCGTCCTTGAAACAAGTTGAGGCAAAATTAATTGCAATCTGTATAACGTACTAGGGTATCAATGCCTCCGATGAAGTAAAGATATTTaagcccaaaaaaaaaaactattacaGGCATCTGGATTGCGTTTACAAGGTAATTCAAATGTAGAGAATAGGAATTTTCATAAGCTGATCAAATAACTAACTCAGATGCACGCTTGTGTATCTACTCGGCAATAGACGAATCTATACAccaaaaaattttataaatgcaGATGTTGTTGTGATACTCGTAATATCAGGGCACTCAATTGTAAAATATATCAAACGACTATACCTAGCTAGACTGTGTAATAGCAAACACGAATTTCCCCTTGTTTAATGGACTCTAACTAGAAAGTGTAATGAAAGCTAAATTGGAGAAGTCTTCCTCATTTTGCCACTGGATTAAATGAATCTAGGTTAAGCTTATAGGCTGAATAAAAACCCAAGTAGTTGTGATGTATAAGGAAATAATACATACCACGACAAAGTTATAATAGCTAAATGGGAGGTGGTCCGCGTAgagctttttcttttttataaaTGGCAGAGCATCGTACATGAGCCACACTGCAATGGATTGTAGTATCATTAACATAAAATAGGCATAGTCTTGATAGGGAAACAAAATGAATCCTAGTTACACAAGAAGGAATGGGTGGATTTGAATCTAAAGTGATAAATGGCTTACTTTCACCGGGAAAAACTCCAATGGGATACAAGAAAATAAATGCATTGTACCTAAAAAACAATATGacaaaaatcaaaatcataatctGGAGAGTTTCTTGGATTCTTTTCTCGAGTCTCGACCATTTCCTTGCAGAAGTTCAAGCATCATTGATAGTAGAAGAACTCTCACCTCATTAAAGTGATCCACTTTGGAGTACTTCCGGTCAGATTCAACGCATAATGTGAATATCTGATCACCTACATCCAAATAGCCagtaaagaaaatgaaaatcttACTGGTGTAGAAGCCTAGAAGATTGTAAAGAAGTAAATTGATGAAGACGTGATGAGAAACAAATGAGGAGATTGCAGGAACAAGACTGATAATTAAAAAGATATTAATCAATTATCAATTTCCGGATCCAAGTGAGTTATGTATTGCACCATAAACATAGTAGATAGTAATGGCTATTCATAAATCAATGAAAGATTTCCAAATTGTAATtgatacttttttaaaaaataagatctTTGAACCGATTTGGTTTCATATAAAGATTTTTCATTACTCTTGTTTGCAGTAGCATGTTATGCACGAGTCTAAAAATTGCCTTGAATAAGCATCTCTTGATAAAGCCCAGCATTAGACACCAATCACATATAAAGCTCCTCATCTAAGCACACATTGATTTTATACTTTTGCGTTTAATACTCTCAGCATACTAGCCCGAACAAAAACATAAACGAAACGAACAAGATTACCTCAGATAAGCTCCAAGCAAAGAAAGCTATGGAAACCGAAGGTAGATTCTGCACCTGCATTCACAGAATGAttatatttcaataattttcaGGTAAAATTTCATTCACCCCCAAGAAAAACTACGGTGACGAATTTTTTCGAAGAAAAACTAAACTTTTTGCAAACATTCTTCTTCTCCCTCTATCCTAATCCTCTTTTTGGATGAAATTTTGTTCCTAAGCAATAAAATCAATGGTACCAtccaaatttaaaaatcttaaaacatataAGAATAAGCTTCTAAGAACTCATTGAATCTTTCAAGAAAGTAATActctttattcaaaataacCCACATAATTTCAATACTAATCATTATATCTCATTATTCTCCAtctgttatttttaattttccgctcaTTTTATTTGTGTTTTCTCTCGAATTATTTAATCCGACGAGCGTAATAGAAGATAGGCCAAACCGGATTCAATTGTAAATGTAATTCCCCACACTGACTACTAAATCCAGTGTAGAGCACGAACCTCGTGAATACGACGAACAATAGCGAGCAAAAAATGAGTCCTCCCACCCCATTGCATCAGAGGAAACACCACACCACTCGGAACAATTCCTTTAAATCCAAAAGCAGAAATTGTACCCACAGAAAATCACTACAATTCTATGAAATCAAACAACAAAAATCCATGATTTTCTAAGTCACCTATAGCCCCATGAATAACTTCCAAGAATGCCAGAGTTTGCAACCAACCTATACATACAcataaaattcatgaaaaaaaaaaaagaaaagaaagaaagaatcaAGATACGCCTTTTATGGGCCATCCCTTCTAAATTACATCTGGGTTACTCACAGATTAGTTCACCCGCAGAAGCATAAGCGCCATGAATAGATTGAGTAGAGAGGAAAACTCTCAAAATTCTGAAAAGAGAAAAGGACCTGCA
It contains:
- the LOC142530867 gene encoding uncharacterized protein LOC142530867 isoform X2; amino-acid sequence: MAQLRNSYLISYNLLQALGWSFSLFRILRVFLSTQSIHGAYASAGELICWLQTLAFLEVIHGAIGIVPSGVVFPLMQWGGRTHFLLAIVRRIHEVIRYSHYALNLTGSTPKWITLMRYNAFIFLYPIGVFPGEMWLMYDALPFIKKKKLYADHLPFSYYNFVVLLLFCYPFLWLKLYLHLFKQRRSKLGKSKRKKN
- the LOC142530867 gene encoding uncharacterized protein LOC142530867 isoform X1, which produces MAQLRNSYLISYNLLQALGWSFSLFRILRVFLSTQSIHGAYASAGELICWLQTLAFLEVIHGAIGIVPSGVVFPLMQWGGRTHFLLAIVRRIHEVQNLPSVSIAFFAWSLSEVIRYSHYALNLTGSTPKWITLMRYNAFIFLYPIGVFPGEMWLMYDALPFIKKKKLYADHLPFSYYNFVVLLLFCYPFLWLKLYLHLFKQRRSKLGKSKRKKN